The following are encoded together in the Rhizobium tumorigenes genome:
- a CDS encoding acyltransferase — protein MRNLAFFYRLKALFSRGSLFLAADIRLPWTAKIIWKHGAVSVGTHSAIRDGVILDAQHGSIEIGNNVSFNDYTIVLGHGGVHIGHDVRIAAQVLITSFEHNFDDPTRPIRTQGNTNKAVIIEDDVWIGAGAKILAGAHIAKGCVIGANAVVKGKTLPFGVYGGVPAKLLKMRGGERPAQNVSLISRK, from the coding sequence ATGCGCAATTTGGCATTCTTCTACAGGCTCAAGGCGCTGTTCTCGCGCGGTTCGCTTTTTCTGGCGGCTGACATCCGGTTGCCATGGACTGCGAAAATTATTTGGAAACACGGTGCGGTTTCAGTCGGCACCCATAGTGCTATCAGGGACGGAGTGATCCTCGATGCCCAGCACGGCAGCATCGAGATCGGCAACAATGTCTCCTTTAACGACTACACAATCGTTCTTGGCCATGGTGGAGTGCATATCGGCCATGATGTGAGAATTGCCGCGCAGGTGCTGATTACATCTTTCGAGCATAATTTCGACGATCCGACGCGACCGATCAGGACGCAAGGCAATACCAACAAGGCCGTCATCATCGAAGACGACGTATGGATCGGCGCGGGCGCCAAGATTCTCGCCGGAGCTCATATCGCCAAGGGTTGCGTGATCGGCGCCAATGCAGTGGTCAAAGGCAAGACATTGCCATTTGGCGTCTACGGCGGCGTTCCGGCCAAGCTATTGAAGATGCGGGGCGGCGAACGACCGGCACAAAACGTCTCTCTCATCAGCCGCAAGTAA
- a CDS encoding fatty acid desaturase codes for MTLGMIAGCYLIWFAAGMMYQSFPWIAVLIIPVMATFHSSLQHEALHGHPTRNARINEALVFLPIAMFYPFRRYKNLHLRHHADERLTDPYDDPESYYRGMTEWKRFPTWLKSMLHANNALLGRVLIGPAIGVIGFALTEIKLLSAGSRAQRLAWVLHLAGLVPVLMIVHFRFGMPLWLYGLLAYASLSILAIRSFCEHQWSEHPDGRTVIIEKSVLGLLFLNNNLHLVHHKQPTAAWYRLPSLYRERREEWRQMNDGYVYSSYLEVLKAFGVRRKEPVLHPTAHLVNTPNGSSSLASAEQRRSLATWPSVTAADPSLSIP; via the coding sequence TTGACACTCGGCATGATTGCAGGCTGCTACCTCATATGGTTTGCTGCTGGCATGATGTACCAGTCATTTCCGTGGATAGCGGTCCTCATTATTCCCGTCATGGCGACATTTCATTCGTCACTTCAGCATGAAGCACTTCACGGTCACCCGACGCGCAATGCGCGGATCAACGAGGCCCTGGTTTTCCTTCCGATCGCGATGTTCTATCCCTTCAGGCGCTACAAGAACCTGCACCTGCGACACCATGCAGACGAGCGACTGACGGACCCCTACGACGATCCGGAGAGCTATTATCGGGGGATGACTGAGTGGAAACGGTTTCCCACCTGGCTGAAGAGCATGCTCCATGCCAACAATGCCCTGCTTGGCAGAGTGCTGATCGGACCGGCGATCGGGGTGATCGGCTTTGCTCTGACGGAAATCAAACTCCTCTCGGCAGGCAGCAGGGCGCAGCGTCTCGCCTGGGTGCTGCATCTGGCAGGCCTGGTACCGGTTCTGATGATCGTTCATTTCCGGTTCGGCATGCCGCTTTGGCTCTATGGGCTGCTGGCCTACGCCTCGCTGTCGATCCTCGCCATCCGCTCCTTTTGCGAGCACCAGTGGTCGGAACATCCGGACGGCCGGACCGTGATCATCGAAAAATCCGTTCTCGGACTGCTGTTCCTCAACAATAACCTGCATCTGGTGCACCATAAGCAGCCAACTGCGGCATGGTATAGATTGCCGAGCCTCTACCGCGAACGGCGCGAGGAATGGCGGCAGATGAACGACGGCTATGTGTATTCCAGCTACCTTGAGGTGCTGAAAGCCTTCGGCGTCAGGCGCAAGGAGCCTGTGCTGCATCCCACGGCACACCTCGTTAATACGCCGAACGGGTCTTCCTCGCTTGCATCCGCCGAACAGCGACGTTCGCTTGCCACTTGGCCAAGCGTAACTGCGGCCGATCCCAGCCTCTCGATCCCATAG
- a CDS encoding helix-turn-helix domain-containing protein — protein sequence MDKRKLAVLFQQRLRLLFDRSRESQSAFADNVGIDRSALSQLLSGKTARLPRVETLLSIAERHQVSLDWLLGISQDEGLVGALLPSLEIETSDDEGAGLLIKWHAEATGSKIRYVPARIPDLLRTPEVIAYEASEAHQSAATQVAGTAFRLDYNREPGTDMESCMPLQTLEAFAAGQGIWQGLPKAARQGQLLHMAGLIDDLYPSFRLFLFDGRARFSVPYTVFGSLRAAVFVGRMYLVLHNVDSVRMMQRHFDDLVRDTRIHAHEVAAYIRLLKVV from the coding sequence ATGGACAAACGCAAGCTGGCAGTCCTGTTTCAGCAGCGTCTCCGGTTGCTTTTCGACCGCTCTCGCGAGAGCCAATCCGCGTTCGCGGACAATGTCGGCATCGACCGGTCGGCGTTGTCGCAGTTGCTGTCGGGAAAGACCGCCCGGCTCCCACGGGTGGAAACACTTCTGAGCATCGCCGAGCGCCATCAGGTTTCGCTGGACTGGCTGCTCGGCATCTCGCAGGATGAAGGCCTGGTGGGTGCGCTTCTGCCGAGCCTCGAAATCGAGACCAGCGACGACGAAGGGGCGGGGCTCCTGATTAAATGGCATGCCGAGGCCACTGGCTCGAAAATCCGCTATGTGCCAGCTCGCATTCCCGATCTCCTGCGCACGCCCGAAGTTATCGCCTACGAGGCGTCGGAGGCGCACCAGAGCGCCGCGACGCAGGTGGCGGGAACGGCGTTCCGGCTGGATTACAATCGCGAGCCCGGCACCGACATGGAGTCCTGCATGCCGCTCCAGACGCTGGAGGCTTTTGCCGCTGGGCAAGGCATCTGGCAGGGGCTTCCGAAGGCTGCGCGTCAGGGGCAATTGCTGCACATGGCAGGCCTCATCGACGACCTCTATCCGTCATTCCGTCTTTTCCTGTTCGACGGTCGGGCCCGATTTTCGGTTCCCTACACAGTCTTCGGCTCGCTGCGGGCAGCGGTATTCGTCGGGCGGATGTATCTCGTCCTGCACAATGTCGATTCGGTCCGCATGATGCAGCGGCATTTTGACGATCTTGTCCGCGACACCAGGATCCATGCCCATGAAGTTGCCGCCTATATCCGCCTGCTAAAGGTGGTCTGA
- a CDS encoding ROK family protein, with protein MEKKQNDASRDNATLITHGSASLPSVTIDDYNLELRDKNGFIGDRASKSAFQAKLDDWRQRIRNGGDDPLGDVATKDMSKKQIDALLTGDNKEAAALVMGAVEDFAGELGHVLGKFLKQDSWKGTERIVVGGGLKESGFGELAIARAMVLLKSEGFKVELTPIAHHPDEAGLIGAAHLMPGWMLEGYDAILAVDIGGTNIRAGIVEMRLKEHPDLSRASVWKFDLWRHADEAPKRSATVERLAGMLESLIRKAEKAKLTLAPVIGIACPGVIESDGSIARGGQNLPGGNWESEKFNLGEALTKAIPQIGSHDTLVVIHNDAVVQGLSQTPFMQNTKKWGVVTIGTGLGNARFTNKAPKENSDKSKT; from the coding sequence ATGGAAAAGAAGCAGAACGACGCGAGCCGCGACAACGCAACCCTGATCACCCACGGGTCGGCAAGCCTGCCCTCGGTAACAATCGACGACTATAATCTCGAGCTGCGCGACAAGAACGGCTTTATCGGCGACCGGGCGAGCAAGTCCGCCTTCCAGGCAAAGCTCGACGACTGGCGCCAGCGCATCCGTAACGGTGGGGATGACCCCCTCGGCGATGTCGCGACGAAAGACATGTCGAAGAAGCAGATCGACGCATTGCTGACCGGAGATAATAAGGAAGCGGCTGCGCTGGTCATGGGCGCCGTCGAGGACTTTGCCGGCGAACTGGGCCATGTGCTCGGGAAGTTCTTGAAGCAAGATAGCTGGAAGGGTACCGAGCGCATCGTCGTCGGCGGCGGACTTAAGGAGAGCGGCTTCGGCGAACTGGCGATTGCCCGCGCCATGGTCCTGCTGAAGAGCGAGGGTTTCAAGGTCGAGCTCACGCCGATCGCCCATCACCCTGACGAAGCTGGTCTGATAGGCGCTGCGCACCTGATGCCGGGATGGATGCTCGAAGGCTATGATGCGATCCTCGCGGTCGATATCGGCGGCACCAATATCCGGGCCGGTATCGTGGAAATGCGTCTCAAGGAGCACCCGGACCTATCCAGGGCCAGTGTCTGGAAATTTGATCTCTGGAGGCACGCCGACGAGGCGCCGAAGCGCAGTGCCACTGTGGAGAGGTTGGCCGGCATGCTGGAAAGCCTGATCAGGAAAGCTGAAAAAGCCAAGCTGACCCTGGCGCCCGTGATCGGCATCGCGTGCCCGGGGGTTATCGAAAGCGACGGCTCCATTGCTCGTGGGGGACAAAACCTCCCCGGCGGCAACTGGGAAAGCGAAAAATTCAATCTTGGCGAAGCCCTGACCAAGGCTATCCCGCAGATCGGCAGCCACGATACTCTGGTGGTCATCCACAACGACGCCGTCGTGCAGGGACTCTCCCAAACGCCTTTCATGCAGAATACAAAAAAATGGGGCGTGGTGACCATTGGCACAGGGCTCGGAAACGCGCGCTTCACCAACAAGGCACCGAAGGAAAATTCTGACAAAAGCAAGACTTGA
- a CDS encoding cation diffusion facilitator family transporter yields MAHDNHHHDHSHDHAHDSHSHASGLGHSHAPANFGKAFAVGVGLNIAFVLVEVIYGIASNSVSLLADAGHNLSDALGLGVAWAAVILAKRSPTQRFTFGLGGSSILAALFNAVFLLVVVGGLSWEAIGRIFEPQPVAGKTVMIVAACGIAINGFCAWLFSSGGGDLNVRGAFMHMAADALVSLGVVIGGLLILLTGWHWIDPVMSVAINVVIIVGTWSLLTGSITMTLNAVPAGIDMVEVRTFLGTLPGVASVHDLHVWSLSTTDTALTCHLVTPAGHPGDEVLEEAARGLQRRFGIGHATFQPELDRCSLENTPHQHI; encoded by the coding sequence ATGGCGCATGACAATCATCACCACGACCACTCCCATGATCACGCGCACGACAGCCACTCTCACGCATCCGGCCTCGGCCACAGCCATGCACCGGCAAACTTCGGCAAGGCATTTGCAGTCGGCGTCGGACTGAATATCGCCTTCGTGCTGGTCGAGGTTATCTACGGCATCGCCAGCAATTCCGTGTCGCTGCTGGCCGATGCCGGCCACAATCTTTCCGATGCGCTCGGGCTCGGCGTCGCCTGGGCTGCGGTTATCCTTGCCAAGCGCAGTCCAACCCAACGTTTCACATTCGGGCTCGGCGGCAGCTCCATCCTTGCCGCACTTTTCAACGCTGTCTTCCTGCTGGTTGTGGTCGGTGGTCTCAGCTGGGAGGCGATCGGACGCATATTCGAGCCGCAGCCGGTCGCCGGAAAGACGGTGATGATCGTCGCCGCCTGCGGCATCGCGATTAACGGCTTCTGCGCCTGGTTGTTCTCCTCCGGGGGAGGCGATCTGAATGTCCGTGGGGCCTTCATGCATATGGCAGCGGATGCACTTGTGTCGCTCGGCGTCGTGATCGGCGGACTGCTGATCCTCCTGACCGGCTGGCACTGGATAGACCCTGTCATGAGCGTGGCGATCAATGTCGTCATTATCGTCGGCACCTGGAGCCTGCTTACCGGATCGATCACCATGACATTGAATGCCGTGCCCGCGGGTATCGACATGGTCGAGGTCCGGACATTCCTCGGCACGCTGCCCGGCGTCGCTTCGGTACACGACCTGCATGTCTGGTCGTTGAGCACGACCGACACGGCGCTCACCTGTCATCTCGTCACGCCTGCCGGCCATCCCGGCGACGAGGTGCTTGAAGAGGCGGCCCGGGGGCTGCAGCGTCGCTTCGGCATTGGCCACGCGACGTTCCAGCCCGAACTTGACCGTTGCTCCCTTGAAAACACGCCGCATCAGCACATTTAA
- the rpsU gene encoding 30S ribosomal protein S21, which produces MQVLVRDNNVDQALRVLKKRMQREGLFREIKARMAYEKPSEKRAREKAEGIARHRKLARKKLQREGLIPGPKKAVYTRGGEAGAGAGANKA; this is translated from the coding sequence TTGCAAGTTCTAGTTAGAGACAACAACGTCGATCAGGCCCTCCGCGTCCTCAAGAAGAGAATGCAGCGCGAAGGTCTCTTCCGGGAAATCAAGGCCCGCATGGCTTACGAAAAGCCATCGGAAAAGCGCGCTCGCGAAAAGGCTGAAGGTATCGCCCGTCACCGCAAGCTCGCCCGCAAGAAGCTGCAGCGCGAAGGCCTGATCCCAGGTCCTAAGAAGGCTGTCTACACACGCGGCGGCGAAGCCGGCGCCGGCGCTGGCGCCAACAAGGCTTAA
- a CDS encoding NAD(P)H-dependent oxidoreductase gives MVRVLVLFAHPGQRHSKINVAMAKTARSIEGITFVDLYAEYPTFNIDIDLEQTRLLEHDVLVLQFPIYWYSTPSLLKEWQDLVLEYGFAYGHDGDRLKGKRFMVAATAGGDEQAYHPQGRNHFGFRTLLSPLEQTANLCQMEFVAPFVLFSAGKGASGGRGVQHVADYRALLESLRDDRFDYEAARHVDVLHHDTLPIRGGAQ, from the coding sequence ATGGTCCGCGTGCTCGTCCTGTTTGCTCATCCCGGCCAGCGCCATTCGAAGATCAACGTCGCAATGGCGAAGACCGCGCGGTCCATTGAAGGCATCACCTTCGTAGATCTCTATGCTGAATACCCAACCTTCAATATCGATATAGACCTGGAACAGACGCGGCTGCTGGAGCATGATGTTCTGGTTCTGCAGTTCCCGATCTACTGGTATTCGACGCCGTCTCTTCTGAAGGAATGGCAGGATCTGGTGCTGGAATACGGTTTTGCCTATGGGCACGACGGAGATCGACTGAAGGGCAAGCGCTTCATGGTGGCCGCAACGGCCGGCGGGGATGAGCAAGCCTATCATCCGCAGGGACGCAATCATTTCGGCTTCCGCACTCTCCTGTCTCCACTCGAGCAGACGGCGAACCTTTGCCAGATGGAGTTCGTCGCACCCTTTGTGCTGTTTTCGGCGGGTAAAGGTGCTTCTGGCGGGCGAGGGGTGCAACACGTGGCGGACTACCGCGCGTTGCTGGAATCGCTGCGCGACGATCGGTTCGACTACGAGGCGGCGCGCCATGTCGATGTGCTGCACCATGATACTCTTCCCATTCGAGGTGGCGCGCAATGA
- a CDS encoding monovalent cation:proton antiporter-2 (CPA2) family protein — MSGFVFQAFVYLLAAVVSVLVAKRLGLGSVLGYLIAGVLIGPVFHLIGNETKDLQHFAEFGVVMMLFLVGLELQPRALWEMRAKLVGLGGLQVVGTAAIVTAIGMAFGQVWSVALTVGLIFSLSSTAIVLQTLGEKGLLKSDGGQASFSVLLFQDIAVIPMLAFIPLLALPELSHHAQEVAAASGNHESVSLLAGLPAWQVAIITLAAVAFVVVAGHYLSRPIFRIIAAAKLREIFTAAALLLVIAIALLMSVVGLSPALGTFLAGVVLANSEFRHELESDIEPFKGLLLGLFFITVGASIDFALLWAHLGVVLGLTVALMAVKVGVLYGLAQSFKLRGSDKWLFALGLAQAGEFGFVLLSFTVQNAVLPPDVAAVLLLVVALSMMLTPALFIMLDKVILPRYNRQQAEEADEITEPGSVIIAGVGRFGQIINRLLLANGYKTVVLDHRADVVEGVRKFGVRSFFGDAGRPDLLHAAGLSSAKLLIVAIDDVERTIEIVKHARRENPQLHIIARAFDRGHVYRLYQAGANDIVREMFDSSVRAGGYALSALGMHAYEVEKSKAVFVKQDRWGLRQLAPLWREDIEVFNNPEYIARSKEIGEILDAAMLGDRSALHDRTERGWMPPGARARPDEEGSPAA, encoded by the coding sequence ATGAGCGGATTTGTCTTCCAGGCTTTCGTCTATCTTCTCGCCGCCGTCGTTTCGGTGCTGGTCGCCAAGCGCCTCGGCCTCGGTTCGGTGCTGGGTTACCTCATTGCTGGTGTGCTCATCGGCCCGGTCTTTCACCTGATTGGCAACGAGACGAAGGATCTGCAGCATTTTGCGGAGTTCGGCGTCGTCATGATGTTGTTCCTTGTCGGGCTCGAGCTGCAGCCGCGCGCGCTCTGGGAAATGCGGGCAAAGCTGGTCGGCCTCGGCGGTCTTCAGGTTGTCGGCACTGCGGCGATCGTCACAGCGATTGGCATGGCGTTTGGTCAGGTGTGGAGCGTAGCACTCACTGTGGGCTTGATTTTCTCCCTTTCGTCGACCGCAATCGTATTGCAGACGCTCGGGGAAAAGGGCCTTCTGAAATCTGACGGTGGCCAGGCAAGCTTTTCCGTCCTGCTGTTCCAGGATATCGCCGTCATCCCGATGCTGGCATTCATTCCGCTACTGGCCCTGCCGGAACTCAGTCATCATGCGCAGGAAGTGGCTGCAGCCTCCGGCAACCATGAAAGCGTCAGTCTGCTCGCCGGACTCCCGGCATGGCAGGTGGCGATCATCACCTTGGCCGCCGTTGCCTTTGTCGTCGTCGCCGGCCACTACCTTTCTCGGCCCATCTTCAGGATCATCGCCGCCGCAAAGCTGCGCGAGATTTTCACGGCGGCAGCCTTGCTGCTGGTCATCGCCATTGCCCTGTTGATGTCTGTCGTCGGCCTGTCGCCGGCGCTCGGCACCTTCCTGGCCGGCGTGGTGCTGGCCAACAGCGAATTCCGGCACGAGCTGGAGAGCGACATCGAGCCCTTCAAGGGCCTGCTGCTCGGCCTTTTCTTCATCACCGTCGGGGCCAGTATCGATTTTGCGTTGCTATGGGCACACCTCGGCGTCGTCCTGGGCCTGACGGTGGCGCTGATGGCAGTCAAGGTCGGCGTGCTCTATGGCCTGGCGCAGTCCTTCAAGCTGCGCGGCTCCGACAAATGGCTGTTCGCGCTCGGCTTGGCGCAGGCGGGCGAGTTCGGCTTCGTCCTCCTGTCCTTCACCGTACAGAATGCCGTTCTTCCACCGGATGTCGCTGCGGTCCTGCTGCTGGTGGTCGCCCTGTCCATGATGCTGACACCGGCCCTCTTCATCATGCTCGATAAGGTCATCCTGCCACGCTACAACAGGCAGCAGGCGGAAGAAGCTGACGAGATCACCGAGCCGGGTTCGGTCATCATTGCCGGCGTCGGGCGTTTTGGCCAGATCATCAATCGGCTGCTGCTGGCCAATGGCTACAAGACCGTGGTTCTCGACCACCGGGCCGATGTCGTCGAAGGCGTGCGCAAGTTCGGTGTGCGGTCGTTTTTCGGAGATGCCGGGCGTCCGGATCTGCTGCACGCAGCAGGTCTGTCGAGCGCCAAGCTGCTGATCGTCGCGATCGACGATGTCGAGCGGACCATAGAGATCGTCAAGCATGCGCGCCGGGAAAATCCGCAGCTGCACATCATTGCCCGCGCCTTCGACCGTGGACACGTCTACCGTCTCTACCAGGCCGGTGCGAACGACATTGTGCGGGAAATGTTCGACAGTTCGGTGCGGGCCGGCGGTTACGCCCTGTCGGCGCTCGGCATGCACGCCTACGAAGTCGAGAAGAGCAAGGCTGTCTTCGTCAAGCAGGACCGATGGGGCCTTCGCCAGCTGGCGCCCCTGTGGAGAGAGGATATCGAGGTCTTCAACAACCCCGAATACATCGCCCGGTCAAAGGAGATCGGCGAAATCCTCGATGCCGCCATGCTCGGCGACCGAAGCGCCCTGCACGACAGGACGGAGCGCGGCTGGATGCCGCCCGGCGCGCGTGCGCGGCCGGACGAAGAAGGTTCACCCGCCGCCTAG
- a CDS encoding methionine ABC transporter permease has protein sequence MTPIMLELLGRSIWETIVMTVASGLISLIVGLPLGLALVTTGKGGIAEHRWINSILGAIINGFRSVPFIILLVALIPLTRLIVGTALGTTAAIVPLAIAAIPYYARIAEVSLREVDHGLIDAVRAMGGNRWTIVREVLVPEAMPGLVAGFTVTLVTLIGASAMAGAIGAGGLGDLAIRYGYQRFETSVMVAVVAVLIVIVCAMQWFGDRLVAKLDHR, from the coding sequence ATGACACCGATCATGCTTGAACTGCTCGGCCGCTCCATCTGGGAGACGATAGTCATGACTGTCGCCTCGGGGCTGATTTCCCTCATCGTCGGCCTGCCGCTCGGGCTGGCGCTGGTGACGACGGGGAAAGGCGGCATCGCCGAACATCGCTGGATCAACAGCATTCTCGGCGCCATCATCAACGGCTTCCGGTCCGTGCCTTTCATTATCCTGCTGGTGGCATTGATACCTCTGACACGGCTGATCGTCGGTACGGCGCTCGGAACGACGGCTGCCATCGTGCCGCTCGCCATCGCGGCTATCCCGTATTACGCACGCATTGCGGAAGTATCGCTACGCGAGGTCGATCACGGACTGATCGACGCCGTGCGGGCGATGGGCGGAAACCGCTGGACAATCGTCCGCGAGGTGCTGGTGCCGGAAGCGATGCCGGGCCTGGTTGCTGGCTTCACGGTGACGCTGGTTACGCTGATCGGCGCGTCGGCCATGGCCGGTGCGATCGGTGCCGGCGGGCTTGGAGACCTTGCCATCCGCTACGGCTACCAGCGGTTCGAGACCAGTGTGATGGTCGCCGTGGTTGCCGTGCTGATCGTCATCGTCTGCGCCATGCAGTGGTTCGGCGACCGGCTGGTCGCCAAACTCGACCACCGCTGA
- a CDS encoding methionine ABC transporter ATP-binding protein, protein MNDIPTAAEAQSLATTEEVVRLTDVARRFGTTPALDGISLTVHRGEILGIIGRSGAGKSTLIRCLNGLERADSGGIEIEGRDITGLAEQDLQPMRRRIGMIFQHFNLLSAKTVEENVALPLKIEGIGRGERLKRAGELLDLVGLADKAKAYPSELSGGQKQRVGIARALAARPALLLSDEATSALDPETTRAILALLKDINQKLGLTILLVTHEMEVVRSVADRVAVIDAGRIVEEGRVWSVFSDPQQPITQSLLEGIRPQLPDHILQRLSPTSGTEAIISVDVAGPAAQGAVFNDLSTALPNSYRLVHGGIDHIQNQPVARFFIAVPTENPALAGDVQQFLKARSARVEVLGYDTDHA, encoded by the coding sequence ATGAACGATATTCCGACCGCGGCTGAGGCGCAGTCGCTAGCAACCACAGAGGAGGTTGTCCGGCTGACAGACGTCGCCCGTCGCTTTGGCACCACGCCGGCGCTGGACGGCATTTCGCTCACCGTCCATCGCGGAGAGATCCTCGGCATCATCGGTCGCAGCGGCGCCGGCAAATCGACGCTCATCCGTTGCCTCAATGGACTGGAGCGAGCCGACAGCGGAGGGATCGAGATCGAAGGCCGCGACATCACCGGACTGGCGGAGCAGGATCTGCAGCCGATGCGCCGGCGGATCGGCATGATCTTCCAGCATTTCAACCTGCTTTCTGCAAAGACCGTCGAGGAAAACGTCGCACTGCCGCTGAAGATCGAAGGCATCGGCAGGGGGGAGCGTCTGAAGCGCGCCGGTGAACTTCTGGATCTCGTCGGCCTGGCAGACAAGGCGAAGGCCTATCCCTCGGAGCTCTCCGGCGGCCAGAAGCAGCGGGTCGGGATCGCCCGGGCGCTGGCAGCACGACCGGCACTGCTTCTCTCCGACGAGGCCACCTCGGCGCTCGATCCGGAAACCACGCGGGCCATACTGGCGCTGCTCAAGGACATCAATCAGAAGCTCGGCCTGACAATCCTGCTGGTCACTCACGAGATGGAGGTCGTCCGCTCAGTTGCCGACCGCGTGGCCGTCATCGATGCCGGCCGGATCGTCGAGGAGGGCCGTGTCTGGTCTGTCTTCTCGGATCCGCAGCAGCCGATCACCCAGAGCCTGCTCGAAGGCATTCGCCCGCAGCTGCCGGATCATATCCTGCAGCGCCTTTCTCCGACATCGGGGACGGAAGCGATCATCAGCGTCGATGTTGCCGGACCCGCAGCGCAGGGAGCCGTCTTCAACGACCTGTCGACGGCACTGCCGAACTCCTACCGGCTGGTGCATGGCGGGATAGACCATATCCAGAACCAGCCGGTGGCACGGTTCTTCATTGCCGTGCCAACCGAAAATCCGGCGCTGGCCGGCGACGTGCAACAATTTCTAAAAGCCCGCTCGGCGCGGGTGGAGGTGCTTGGCTATGACACCGATCATGCTTGA
- a CDS encoding MetQ/NlpA family lipoprotein translates to MTKTFKFNLLTSSLSRRAGLAAMIASAAAIIGFAALPQSSLAADKSIKVGIMSGEDEDVWRVVTAEAAKKGLKIETVAFNDYTQPNEALERGEIDANAFQHQPYLDNQIKTHGYHIVRVGFTGVWPIGLYTKKYKSVGEIPNGAVIGVPNDPSNEGRALRVLQTAGLIKLKDGTGILATVADVSENPKKIEIKELDAGIVGRSIDDLDAAVVNTDWALKSGLSADDRITQEPVSDNPYRNFIAVKQGNENQEWVKTLVASYQNPDVKAEFDKVYKGTGISAY, encoded by the coding sequence ATGACCAAGACATTCAAATTCAATCTTTTGACCTCCAGCCTGTCGCGTCGCGCTGGCCTTGCCGCGATGATCGCGTCGGCGGCAGCCATCATTGGCTTTGCGGCCTTGCCGCAGTCGAGCCTGGCTGCAGACAAGTCGATCAAGGTCGGTATCATGAGTGGCGAGGACGAGGACGTCTGGCGTGTGGTGACCGCCGAGGCAGCCAAGAAGGGCCTGAAGATCGAGACGGTAGCCTTTAACGACTACACCCAGCCGAACGAGGCGCTGGAGCGTGGCGAGATCGATGCCAATGCCTTCCAGCACCAGCCCTACCTCGACAACCAGATCAAGACGCACGGCTACCACATCGTCCGCGTCGGCTTTACCGGCGTCTGGCCGATCGGTCTCTACACCAAGAAATACAAGTCGGTCGGCGAGATACCGAATGGCGCCGTGATCGGCGTGCCGAACGATCCGTCGAACGAGGGCCGCGCCCTGCGCGTGCTGCAGACCGCCGGCCTGATCAAGCTCAAGGACGGCACCGGGATTCTGGCAACCGTCGCCGACGTGTCCGAGAACCCCAAGAAAATCGAGATCAAGGAGCTCGATGCCGGCATCGTCGGCCGCTCGATCGACGATCTAGATGCGGCTGTCGTTAATACCGACTGGGCGCTGAAGAGCGGCCTGTCGGCCGATGACCGCATTACCCAGGAGCCTGTCTCCGACAACCCCTACCGCAATTTCATCGCCGTCAAGCAGGGCAACGAGAACCAGGAATGGGTGAAGACGCTGGTCGCATCCTACCAGAACCCTGACGTCAAGGCCGAGTTCGACAAGGTCTACAAGGGCACCGGCATCAGCGCCTATTGA